One window of the Triticum dicoccoides isolate Atlit2015 ecotype Zavitan chromosome 3B, WEW_v2.0, whole genome shotgun sequence genome contains the following:
- the LOC119277080 gene encoding exocyst complex component EXO70E2-like: protein MMAPELDKQCSNIQLGEEVEICDIKLALKALRKKILSLDFHNSLHVHDPQNSFEYLEVLYRLRQLSEKLGNLDPGGEAKEHKELTVYADDLFEMAMARLEEEFVYLLTYYKQPLEQELLSFRSTEDGSTDEFSSSSFSEEQSEGKSTQTGSSGGSEYFVADLIQPGALSAVKSIANFMFLSDYNNECCQAYINARQGAIDEFIGTLHIDKHSMEELMSTKWNKLSASIKRWNRAMKAFVRVYLASERSLSSLVFGDLSETAVDLCFYEISFSSVMQLLSFYESVAIGPPKPEKLFRILDMYEVLDDLLPEAEFLFQAGGNDMVLAEYHEVLLQLGESARKTFAEFKYAIQSYTSSSAVPTGAVHPLTKYVMNYIKAVTVYSKTLDSLLKDADQQPIPNSCTHFTATALHLQSVAAVLEANLEAGSRLYRDCRLRNIFMMNNICYMVQKVKNSDLKSFLGDDWIRLHNRMFQHQATNYERASWSQVLSYLSDDGLCAAGGAASRKIIREKFKNFNLSFEDVYRVQTAWSVPDDQLREDVRISISLKVIQAYRTFVGRYSAFLDGTKQRDRYIKYRPEDLEELLLDLFEGTQKSLQHSGRA, encoded by the coding sequence ATGATGGCTCCTGAGTTAGATAAGCAATGCTCAAACATCCAGCTGGGAGAAGAAGTAGAGATATGTGATATCAAGCTTGCGCTCAAGGCATTGCGAAAGAAGATCCTTAGTTTGGATTTTCATAACTCCTTGCATGTTCATGATCCACAGAACTCATTTGAGTACTTAGAAGTGTTGTACAGATTGCGGCAGCTGTCTGAGAAGTTAGGTAATTTGGACCCTGGTGGAGAAGCCAAAGAGCACAAGGAACTCACCGTGTATGCTGATGACCTTTTTGAAATGGCGATGGCGAGGCTCGAAGAGGAGTTTGTTTACCTTCTTACATACTACAAACAGCCGTTAGAACAGGAACTTCTCTCGTTCCGTTCTACAGAGGATGGCAGCACGGATGAGTTTTCAAGCAGCTCATTCAGTGAGGAACAAAGTGAAGGCAAGTCAACACAAACCGGTAGCAGTGGAGGATCTGAATATTTTGTGGCTGATTTGATCCAACCTGGTGCACTCTCTGCTGTCAAGTCCATTGCCAACTTCATGTTCCTGAGTGACTACAATAACGAGTGTTGCCAGGCTTATATCAATGCACGGCAGGGTGCAATAGATGAGTTCATTGGGACTCTTCACATCGACAAGCACAGCATGGAAGAACTTATGAGCACTAAATGGAACAAACTGAGCGCATCGATAAAGCGGTGGAATCGGGCAATGAAGGCTTTTGTCCGAGTCTACCTTGCGAGCGAGAGGAGCCTTAGCAGTCTTGTCTTTGGTGACCTATCAGAAACAGCTGTAGACTTGTGCTTCTATGAGATTTCATTTAGCTCGGTCATGCAGCTTCTGAGCTTTTATGAGTCTGTAGCAATTGGACCACCTAAGCCAGAAAAGCTTTTCCGGATTCTTGATATGTATGAGGTCCTGGATGATCTGCTGCCTGAAGCAGAGTTCTTGTTTCAAGCAGGGGGCAATGATATGGTTTTAGCTGAGTATCATGAAGTCCTACTCCAGCTGGGAGAATCAGCAAGGAAAACATTTGCGGAATTCAAGTATGCTATCCAATCCTACACGTCATCCAGTGCGGTGCCTACTGGTGCAGTGCATCCCCTCACCAAGTATGTCATGAACTATATAAAGGCTGTCACTGTTTACAGCAAAACTCTTGATTCACTGCTGAAGGATGCAGATCAACAGCCTATACCAAACTCATGCACTCATTTCACGGCTACAGCATTGCATCTGCAGTCTGTTGCTGCAGTTTTAGAAGCAAATCTTGAAGCCGGGTCTAGATTGTACAGAGATTGTCGATTGCGGAACATCTTTATGATGAACAATATCTGCTACATGGTCCAAAAAGTGAAGAACTCGGATCTCAAGAGCTTTCTTGGCGACGACTGGATCCGGCTGCACAACCGGATGTTTCAGCATCAGGCGACCAACTACGAGAGGGCGTCGTGGAGTCAGGTGCTCTCTTACCTGAGTGATGATGGTCTATGTGCCGCCGGAGGTGCCGCTTCTCGTAAAATCATCAGGGAGAAGTTCAAAAACTTCAACCTGTCCTTTGAAGATGTTTATCGAGTTCAGACTGCATGGTCTGTCCCTGATGACCAACTCCGCGAAGATGTCAGGATTTCCATATCACTGAAAGTCATACAGGCTTACAGGACATTTGTGGGAAGATACTCTGCCTTCCTTGATGGCACCAAGCAGAGAGATCGCTACATAAAGTACAGGCCTGAGGATCTGGAGGAACTTTTGCTGGATCTGTTTGAAGGAACTCAAAAGTCATTGCAGCATTCTGGCCGAGCTTGA